Proteins encoded within one genomic window of Hevea brasiliensis isolate MT/VB/25A 57/8 chromosome 8, ASM3005281v1, whole genome shotgun sequence:
- the LOC110652963 gene encoding probable E3 ubiquitin-protein ligase RHY1A, whose amino-acid sequence MTSASELFYQRRSRVGRATTADLELDPSSSDRNFHLNYARRHHHHHDNHSRYDLDGCDPPRRSPHVRRLCHRLSSHANRGPGQLDQGTSQFVPSNSTSSETSSSTRRPRLTGNERLPGAVLLARARLLERLRAVSLSGHRRSGRVSFGIYNREYTFGDDIRVADAGDWGTDIASGWSARGAPLPDPTFQTERLQFVQESYRKKPPGLTQEDLASLPFELYSSLERGVEEEICQVSWDCSICLESFKEGDKLIRLPCEHRFHAACLNPWVRTCGDCPYCRRDIVVSSHKS is encoded by the exons ATGACGAGCGCATCAGAGCTTTTTTATCAGAGGAGGTCGCGGGTGGGCAGAGCCACCACCGCGGATCTGGAGCTTGACCCTTCCAGTTCTGACCGAAATTTTCACCTTAATTACGCTCGTCGCCACCATCACCATCATGATAATCATAGCCGGTATGATTTGGACGGATGTGATCCTCCCCGGAGATCTCCGCACGTGCGTCGCCTGTGCCATCGGCTTTCTTCTCACGCT AATCGTGGCCCAGGTCAGCTTGATCAAGGTACAAGTCAGTTTGTACCAAGCAACAGTACCAGCTCAGAAACTTCAAGCAGCACAAGAAGGCCAAGATTGACTGGAAACGAAAGGCTTCCTGGAGCTGTGCTACTTGCAAGGGCAAGACTTCTTGAGAGATTGAGAGCGGTGTCGCTCTCTGGACACAG GCGAAGTGGCAGGGTGTCATTTGGCATATACAACAGGGAGTATACATTTGGTGATGACATAAGGGTTGCTGATGCAGGGGACTGGGGAACTGACATTGCATCAGGGTGGTCTGCTAGAGGAGCACCTTTACCTGACCCAACTTTCCAAACAGAAAGACTGCAATTTGTGCAGGAATCTTACAGGAAGAAACCACCTGGTTTAACTCAAGAGGATCTTGCCAGTTTACCATTCGAGTTATATAGCAGCTTGGAAAGGGGTGTTGAAGAGGAAATTTGTCAAGTGTCATGGGATTGTAGTATATGTCTTGAAAGTTTCAAGGAAGGAGATAAGCTTATTCGCCTACCATGTGAGCATAGGTTCCACGCTGCCTGTTTGAATCCCTGGGTTCGAACTTGTGGTGACTGTCCATATTGTCGAAGAGATATAGTTGTAAGTAGTCATAAATCATAA